A window from Fretibacterium sp. OH1220_COT-178 encodes these proteins:
- a CDS encoding DUF4198 domain-containing protein → MRKSFSVLVAVACVAVFFGVAAEAHEFWVNADYKDGLLKADLGYGHEFPNPEPIPEDRVHLFEIPQSLVTPEGTVEMKQAGADKFHYEVKADLKKGDYLVLGNYKPTFWSKGPEGWKQADKAKYKELTKADATYSEEAAMFAKLVLNVDGADSTNVITKPVGQRLEMVPQVNPATVKPGERFPVQVLVDGKPAKTAEVKAVYAGFTGDAKDGDPVNEYKAFWGRTDLNGIINIIPVKAGFWNASVEVKVPYPDKAVADEYVWVSRLTFRIAE, encoded by the coding sequence ATGCGCAAGTCGTTTAGTGTACTGGTTGCTGTGGCGTGTGTTGCGGTGTTCTTCGGTGTCGCGGCCGAGGCCCACGAGTTCTGGGTGAATGCGGACTACAAGGACGGGCTTCTCAAGGCGGATCTAGGCTATGGACATGAGTTTCCCAACCCCGAGCCCATCCCGGAGGATCGCGTGCATCTTTTTGAGATTCCCCAGAGCCTGGTCACCCCCGAGGGAACCGTGGAAATGAAGCAGGCCGGGGCCGACAAGTTCCATTACGAGGTCAAAGCGGATCTGAAGAAGGGCGACTATCTGGTGCTCGGGAACTACAAGCCCACCTTCTGGTCCAAGGGGCCCGAGGGCTGGAAGCAGGCGGACAAGGCCAAGTACAAGGAGCTTACAAAGGCCGATGCCACCTATTCCGAGGAGGCGGCGATGTTCGCAAAGCTCGTCCTGAACGTGGACGGCGCCGACAGCACGAACGTCATCACCAAGCCGGTCGGGCAGCGTCTGGAGATGGTGCCTCAGGTGAACCCCGCGACCGTGAAGCCGGGAGAGCGTTTCCCAGTTCAGGTGCTTGTGGACGGCAAGCCCGCCAAGACGGCGGAGGTGAAGGCCGTCTACGCCGGGTTTACCGGCGACGCGAAGGACGGCGACCCGGTCAACGAGTACAAGGCCTTCTGGGGCCGGACCGACCTGAACGGCATCATCAACATCATTCCGGTCAAGGCTGGATTTTGGAACGCCTCCGTCGAGGTGAAGGTCCCCTATCCCGACAAGGCCGTCGCCGACGAGTACGTCTGGGTGTCCCGCCTGACCTTCAGGATCGCCGAGTAA
- the feoB gene encoding ferrous iron transport protein B: MEQKAKKTVALAGQPNCGKSTVFNSLTGAKQFVANYPGVTVDKMMGWYKRDGEDVEVIDLPGTYSLTSYSPEERVTRDVLLKEPLSAVVNVMDAANLKRSLYLTLQLLEMEIPLVLALNMMDVAEGLGIAIDVPGLSRELGAPIVTTAITQGRGREELFAAIADMSRSNARTSLAASELYPDLKDALRELEVLLERENALKDTFPLSWIAVKLMEADPEVLALVREKVGGGAAVLERAEVLREAFEGEKGMGADLYISGQRSRRAAAIAGRFVTKKDTGKAPISERIDRAVCNKFFGPVFLLFVIYGFYYLSFIQGYNLTQYTWPILAGFRSFAEGILPQPGLIELPLLREFVLWIVDNLNALFNYIPIFFILFALIAVLEDSGYMPRIAFVLDRILSRFGLHGQSTLPMILGGVVLGGCAVPAVMATKGIPDEKSKLATILTLPMLNCQAKLPLYFLLISIYFNETVRLPLFGEVSQQSVVIVFIQTISLLFVLPIAKILSMTVLRHKETAPFIMEMPPYHLPTLRGVLGRAIERIWLYIKKITTVVAAVAVVLFVLLQFPGLSPERRAHYEAEKDRAVQTFLDKARGTKFGEGLKDEKDVLDLILFQQGYRELLKSGASAESKKAYGAKNPGFFEIVQNKKDPEAKALEKELKKLLTFRTNTLTAIRKERIDNSLLGKVGRALEPISRYAGFNWRVNVAVLSTLAAKENSVSTLGALYIKEPGEGEAESKDAGTLEQRMKQQEGDLTPLHAMALMLFMVLCPPCLPTIMAIRVQTGSTKWMLFAFFVPLFLGLLTAVLVFSGGSALGLSGFQAMWIFYLIPLTLTILLGLVKTKRVYT, from the coding sequence ATGGAGCAGAAAGCCAAAAAAACTGTCGCCCTGGCGGGGCAGCCGAACTGCGGTAAGTCCACGGTGTTCAACAGCCTGACGGGCGCGAAGCAATTTGTGGCCAACTATCCCGGCGTGACCGTCGACAAGATGATGGGCTGGTACAAGCGGGACGGCGAGGACGTGGAGGTCATCGATCTTCCGGGAACCTACAGCCTGACGTCCTATTCCCCCGAGGAGCGGGTCACGCGGGACGTGCTCCTCAAGGAGCCCTTGTCGGCGGTCGTGAACGTCATGGACGCCGCGAACCTCAAGCGCAGCCTGTATCTGACGCTCCAGCTTCTGGAGATGGAGATTCCCTTGGTGCTGGCCCTCAATATGATGGATGTGGCCGAGGGGCTGGGCATCGCCATCGACGTCCCGGGGCTTTCCCGCGAGCTTGGCGCCCCCATCGTCACGACGGCCATCACCCAGGGCCGCGGCCGCGAGGAGCTCTTCGCCGCCATCGCCGACATGTCCCGGTCGAATGCCCGGACGAGCCTTGCCGCCTCCGAGCTCTACCCCGACCTGAAGGATGCCCTGAGGGAGCTGGAGGTCTTGTTGGAGCGCGAGAACGCCCTCAAGGACACCTTTCCCCTGTCCTGGATAGCCGTCAAGCTGATGGAGGCCGATCCCGAGGTCCTCGCCCTGGTGCGTGAGAAGGTCGGGGGGGGCGCGGCCGTCCTGGAGAGGGCGGAGGTCCTGCGGGAGGCGTTTGAAGGGGAGAAGGGGATGGGCGCCGACCTCTACATTTCCGGGCAGCGCAGCCGCAGGGCTGCGGCCATCGCCGGCCGGTTCGTGACCAAAAAGGATACGGGCAAGGCGCCCATCTCCGAGCGCATCGACCGGGCGGTGTGCAACAAGTTCTTCGGCCCCGTCTTTCTGCTCTTCGTCATCTACGGGTTCTATTATCTCTCGTTCATTCAGGGCTACAACCTGACCCAGTACACCTGGCCCATCCTCGCGGGTTTTCGCAGTTTCGCGGAGGGAATCCTTCCGCAGCCCGGGCTCATCGAGCTTCCCCTGTTGCGGGAGTTCGTGCTCTGGATCGTGGACAACCTGAACGCGCTCTTCAACTACATCCCGATCTTCTTCATCCTCTTCGCCCTCATCGCGGTGCTGGAGGACAGCGGATACATGCCGCGCATCGCGTTCGTTCTGGACCGAATCCTGAGCCGTTTCGGGCTCCACGGGCAATCCACCCTGCCGATGATCCTGGGCGGCGTCGTCCTGGGCGGCTGTGCGGTGCCGGCGGTCATGGCCACCAAGGGCATTCCCGACGAGAAGTCGAAGCTGGCGACCATCCTGACCCTTCCCATGCTCAACTGTCAGGCCAAGCTTCCCCTGTATTTCCTGCTCATCAGCATCTACTTCAACGAGACGGTGCGCCTGCCCCTGTTTGGCGAGGTGAGCCAGCAGAGTGTCGTGATCGTCTTCATCCAGACGATCAGCCTGCTCTTCGTGCTGCCGATAGCGAAGATCCTCTCGATGACGGTGCTGCGCCACAAGGAGACGGCCCCCTTCATCATGGAGATGCCGCCCTATCACCTTCCCACCCTTCGGGGGGTCCTGGGCCGTGCGATCGAGCGGATATGGCTCTACATCAAGAAGATAACCACCGTCGTCGCCGCCGTGGCCGTCGTCCTCTTCGTCCTGCTTCAGTTCCCCGGACTGTCTCCGGAGCGCAGGGCCCATTACGAGGCGGAGAAGGACAGGGCCGTTCAGACCTTCCTGGACAAGGCCAGGGGAACGAAGTTTGGCGAGGGGCTCAAGGACGAAAAGGATGTCCTCGATCTGATCCTGTTCCAGCAGGGCTACCGGGAGCTGCTCAAGTCCGGGGCCTCCGCCGAGTCCAAGAAGGCCTACGGGGCCAAGAACCCCGGTTTCTTCGAGATCGTCCAGAACAAGAAGGATCCCGAGGCGAAGGCGCTCGAGAAGGAGCTCAAGAAGCTCCTCACCTTCCGGACCAATACGCTGACGGCCATCCGCAAGGAGCGCATCGACAACAGCCTTCTGGGTAAGGTCGGCCGTGCCCTGGAGCCCATTTCCAGGTATGCGGGCTTCAACTGGCGCGTCAACGTCGCCGTGCTCAGCACGCTGGCGGCCAAGGAAAACAGCGTCTCCACCCTCGGCGCCCTCTACATCAAGGAACCGGGCGAGGGGGAAGCCGAATCGAAGGATGCCGGAACGCTGGAGCAGCGGATGAAGCAGCAGGAGGGTGATCTTACCCCCTTGCACGCGATGGCCCTGATGCTCTTCATGGTCCTCTGTCCGCCCTGCCTGCCCACGATCATGGCCATCCGGGTGCAGACCGGGTCCACCAAGTGGATGCTGTTCGCCTTCTTCGTCCCTCTCTTCCTGGGGCTGCTCACCGCCGTTCTGGTGTTTTCCGGGGGGTCGGCTCTCGGCCTCAGCGGATTCCAGGCGATGTGGATCTTCTACCTGATCCCCCTGACCCTGACGATCCTTCTGGGGCTGGTCAAGACCAAAAGGGTTTACACGTAG
- a CDS encoding GntR family transcriptional regulator, with translation MLGALRLEEIRPIREIIYDRLKEAILSGEIGDGERLIESDIAERLNVSRTPVREAFRMLESDGILEALPRRGVVVRNMAVDDIVEIYRIRQALEVMAVQSATGRIRPAEIAEARMHLNHAEQNLARHDYNSFYADNERFTNVLVRASRMPRTIQLIGTYREQLARFRRITLSSDSRRSVVVGEHRAILDAVESRDAKLAGSLVHAHLDAALAVCVEFFTQERSDV, from the coding sequence TTGCTGGGTGCGTTGAGGCTGGAGGAGATCCGTCCCATACGTGAGATCATCTACGACCGCCTGAAGGAGGCGATCCTCTCGGGCGAGATCGGGGATGGGGAGCGGCTGATCGAGTCGGACATCGCCGAACGCCTGAACGTCAGCCGCACTCCGGTACGGGAGGCCTTCCGCATGCTGGAGTCGGACGGGATACTGGAGGCGTTGCCCCGGCGGGGCGTCGTCGTCAGGAACATGGCCGTCGACGACATCGTGGAGATCTACCGTATCCGGCAGGCCCTCGAGGTGATGGCCGTCCAGAGCGCTACGGGCCGAATTCGTCCGGCGGAGATCGCGGAGGCGCGGATGCATTTGAACCATGCCGAACAAAACCTTGCCCGGCATGATTACAATTCCTTTTACGCCGACAACGAACGGTTTACCAATGTGCTTGTCCGTGCCAGCCGTATGCCCCGAACCATCCAATTGATCGGAACCTATCGGGAGCAGCTCGCGCGTTTCAGGCGGATCACGCTTTCCTCCGACAGCCGCCGGTCGGTGGTCGTGGGGGAGCACAGGGCCATTCTGGATGCCGTCGAGTCCCGGGATGCAAAACTGGCGGGAAGTCTGGTTCATGCGCACTTGGATGCGGCGTTGGCGGTCTGCGTGGAATTTTTTACCCAGGAGCGCTCCGACGTGTAG
- a CDS encoding FeoB-associated Cys-rich membrane protein yields the protein MLELMGVQELVVILIALAAGGYLIRKWTVSARKGGCGGCGCGCSGEKKCPPEKE from the coding sequence GTGCTGGAACTCATGGGCGTACAGGAACTTGTCGTCATCCTGATCGCCCTTGCCGCCGGAGGGTACCTGATCCGCAAATGGACCGTCTCGGCGCGTAAGGGAGGCTGCGGCGGATGTGGTTGCGGGTGCAGCGGGGAGAAGAAGTGTCCCCCGGAGAAGGAGTGA
- a CDS encoding DUF4198 domain-containing protein: MKKIVLLSLFALFAAALPASAHFQMLYTPQTILDKGGEVPLKLVFTHPFEAGHTMDMGSPQEFFVVNKEKKTDLLKTLKPITWTSLENKGKAFETSFKLKGMGDYVFCLVPAPYLEKAEDVYIQQITKLIVNNGSLPTDWDADMGLKAEIVPLDKPYAIWAGGVFRGVVKSEGKPVPFAEIEVEYMNHKPDMKKNVFDKKAMVEAPHDAFVTLTIKADANGTFAFAMPKAGWWGFAALGVGPDTEFEGKELSQDAVIWVQATKM; this comes from the coding sequence ATGAAGAAAATCGTACTGCTGTCGCTCTTTGCTCTGTTCGCCGCGGCGCTTCCCGCTTCGGCCCACTTCCAGATGCTCTACACGCCCCAGACGATCCTGGACAAGGGGGGAGAGGTTCCCCTGAAGCTGGTCTTCACGCACCCCTTCGAGGCGGGGCACACGATGGATATGGGCTCTCCGCAGGAGTTCTTCGTGGTGAACAAGGAGAAGAAGACCGATCTGCTCAAGACGCTGAAGCCCATCACCTGGACGAGCCTGGAGAACAAGGGGAAGGCCTTCGAGACCTCCTTCAAGCTCAAGGGCATGGGCGACTACGTCTTCTGCCTGGTCCCGGCCCCCTACCTTGAGAAGGCCGAGGACGTCTACATCCAGCAGATCACGAAGCTGATCGTGAACAACGGCAGCCTTCCCACCGACTGGGACGCCGACATGGGGCTCAAGGCGGAGATCGTGCCTCTGGACAAGCCCTACGCGATCTGGGCCGGCGGCGTGTTCCGCGGCGTCGTGAAGAGCGAGGGCAAGCCGGTTCCCTTCGCTGAGATCGAGGTGGAGTACATGAACCACAAGCCCGACATGAAGAAGAACGTCTTCGACAAGAAGGCCATGGTCGAGGCCCCGCACGACGCCTTCGTGACCCTGACGATCAAGGCCGACGCCAACGGGACGTTCGCCTTTGCCATGCCCAAGGCGGGCTGGTGGGGTTTCGCCGCCCTGGGCGTCGGACCCGACACGGAGTTCGAGGGGAAGGAGCTCTCTCAGGACGCGGTGATCTGGGTCCAGGCCACCAAGATGTAA